From one Sardina pilchardus chromosome 6, fSarPil1.1, whole genome shotgun sequence genomic stretch:
- the plekha8 gene encoding pleckstrin homology domain-containing family A member 8 — translation MEGVLYKWTNYISGWQPRWFVLEGGTLSYYDSQEEAWKGCKGSIKISVCEIQVHPSDFTRVDLTIPGEQYFYLRAINAAERQQWLRALGTAKACLTDHRTRREKELQENTEALKTKMSELRLYCDLLLQQVNKIKDREDVELPLPTEVGGDMGGLVKSTCSTFLRTLEECMQIASRTFTPDLLTLSPPGSPPVAAVKPQKVKPINQTSPHLAHRKREASSSSQSELPEAVLPEADPSPDLPHTHITAPEDAHTHASEELKSPDVPPAAPQSSDAVVEEEEEHDSGHTHTHEEGGANKGSTEQPPMEEKEAGQEAGNNQSGEEEEEEEEGVETFFSTMSHRFSDIPLEEDCGIPTQAFLDSCYAIVPVLDKLGPTVFAPVKMDFVGNIKKIQQKLHGDPGGCGTLQAMVLQEVGAELSAVRNSATEALLWLRRGLRFLWDFLSEVHAGQRDIHGALNNAYGRTLRQYHGWVIRGVFALALRAAPSYGAFASALVLREGDELKEEFSVCVSRDLAIYLPAMQRQLDILDALYLQHSLESDEVV, via the exons ATGGAGGGAGTACTTTATAAGTGGACGAACTACATCAGTG gatggcAGCCGCGCTGGTTTGTGCTGGAGGGGGGCACGCTCTCCTACTACGACTCCCAGGAGGAGGCCTGGAAGGGCTGCAAGGGCAGCATCAAGATCTCCGTCTGTGAGATCCAAG tgcacCCGTCGGACTTCACGCGTGTGGACCTGACCATCCCAGGGGAGCAGTACTTCTACCTGCGTGCCATCAACGCGGCCGAGAGACAGCAGTGGCTCAGAGCCCTGGGCACGGCCAAGGCCTGCCTTACTGACCACCGcaccaggagagagaagg agcttcAGGAGAACACAGAGGCGCTGAAGACCAAGATGTCGGAGCTGCGCCTGTACTGTGACCTCCTGCTCCAGCAGGTCAACAAGATCAAAGACAGAGAAGATGTGGAACTGCCCCTACCCacagag gtgGGGGGGGACATGGGTGGTCTGGTCAAGTCCACCTGCAGCACGTTTCTGCGGACGCTGGAGGAGTGCATGCAGATCGCCAGCCGAACTTTCACCCCTGACCTCTTGACCCTCAGCCCCCCAGGGTCACCTCCCGTCGCCGCCGTCAAGCCACAGAAG GTGAAGCCCATCAATCAGACCAGTCCACACCTTGCTCACAG gaAGCGTGAGGCGAGCAGTTCTTCTCAGTCGGAGCTGCCTGAGGCCGTGTTACCTGAAGCTGACCCGTCACCtgacctcccacacacacacatcaccgcaccagaggacgcacacacacacgcctcag aggaACTGAAGTCCCCAGACGTCCCCCCGGCCGCCCCTCAGAGTTCCGACgctgtggtggaggaggaggaggagcatgaCTCTGgccacacccacacgcatgaAGAGGGAGGGGCCAACAAGGGCTCCACTGAGCAACCTCcaatggaggagaaggaggcgggACAGGAAGCGGGCAACAACCAatcaggggaggaggaagaggaggaggaggaaggggtggAGACGTTCTTCAGCACCATGAGCCACAG attTAGTGATATTCCCCTGGAGGAGGACTGTGGGATCCCCACTCAGGCTTTCCTGGACTCTTGCTATGCTATAGTGCCTGTGTTAG ATAAGCTGGGGCCCACTGTGTTTGCGCCGGTTAAGATGGACTTTGTGGGGAACATTAAG AAGATCCAGCAGAAGCTGCATGGGGACCCGGGTGGTTGCGGGACGCTGCAGGCGATGGTGTTGCAGGAGGTGGGGGCGGAGCTAAGCGCGGTGCGTAACTCGGCAACAGAGGCGCTGCTGTGGCTCCGACGCGGCCTGCGCTTCCTGTGGGACTTCCTGTCCGAGGTGCACGCCGGCCAGCGCGACATCCACGGGGCGCTCA ATAACGCGTACGGACGAACTCTGAGGCAATACCACGGCTGGGTCATCAGAGGAGTGTTtgca ttggcgCTGCGTGCGGCGCCCTCCTATGGCGCGTTTGCGTCGGCGCTGGTGCTGCGTGAGGGTGACGAGCTGAAGGAGGagttcagcgtgtgtgtgagccgagACCTCGCCATCTACCTGCCCGCCATGCAGCGCCAGCTCGACATCCTCGACGCCCTCTACCTGCAGCACAGCCTCGAGTCGGACGAGGTGGTCTGA